A window of Roseiflexus castenholzii DSM 13941 genomic DNA:
TACGACGTGCAACTGGGTCGTCTCGGCGCCGAACTGCTCGCGCGCAGTGATCGTGGCGGAACGCCGGTGAATGTCGCCGCGTCGGGTGAGTGTCGCCTGTTCCCTCAGACCGGCGTCAGCGCCTGTGGTCCGATCCTGGCGGCATGGCGCTCCGTCGGTTTGCAACTCGATGGGAAACCTGGCGTGAGCGAGGCGGAAAGTCTGGCGCTCTTCGGCGTTCCGTTGACCGACGCGCGCCTGGAGACCCTTGCCGATGGCAAAGCGTATGTGGTGCAGTGGTTCGAGCGAGGGCGTTTCGAGGTGCATCCCGAAAACATGCCTCCAGCGAATGTCTTGCTCGGTCTGCTGGGGCGCGAGTATGGACCGGTGGCGCGCGCGGGGCGAACCGCAGGCGACGTTCCGGCGCGTATTGTCGCCGGCGATGTCGGCATGGATGCCCGCATTGTCGCTGTTGGACTGGATGCACAGGGAATGCCAATCGTGCCCGACCACGACGTTGGCTGGTACAACCGCAGCGCATTGCCGGGGCAGGGCGAGAATGTGGTGCTATGGGGTCATGTGCTGCGTTTCAGCCATGCACCGCGCATTCCTGCGCCATTTGCGCGTCTGAAAGAGTTGCGTCCCGGTGCGCGTCTGACAGTGTATGACTCAAACGGAACCGCCTTTGACTATGTGGTGACGCGCCAGGTGTGGGTGCGCCCGACCGATGTGGAGTGGATGCTGCCGCAGGGTCGTGAGCGCCTGACCCTTATCTCCTGCATCGGCGATAAGGTGATCGTCGGACGAGAAGTGGTGGATATGAGTCACCGCCTGATCACGATTGCCGAACCGGTGCGCTGAGGCGTCGTCAGATCGTTACCCGGCAACCGCAGTGCAATTCGGCGGTATAGTGCCATGGGTGCGTGGCAGGCGGGCGACCGGCGCTGAAATGTTGCACCCAGCGTTCGCGTGGTTCGACAACCAGCACATCTCTGACGCCCTGATCTATGTACCAGGTCGGGTTGATGCTCAGGTCCTTCTCAGAATAGCCTGGACTGACAATCTCAATGACTGCTTCTGGAACGCATTCCCACGACTCGTCGATGTCGGGCGGTTCGATACAGAAGATGGCAATGTCGGGACGCCGGTACGATCCATCGGGAAAAACGAGCGACACGTCCGACAGGTGGTAACAGCCACATCCGCCGGATACCTCCGAAACCGGCGTAATACTTGCACGGATGCGATCAATGACCTTTTGATGGCGCACACTCGGCAGCAGGCGCCAGGTCGGTACACCGCCGGTGATTTCGAGCTTGATGCGCTGTTCACGCACCAGCATGTCGAGCAGATGACCGATATCGGTTGCTGAGGGCGCGTCTGTCATACCCATTTTCTCTTCTCAGTCACTCATTCCCATGATACCATATCTTTCTCCAGAGCCGTCTCTATTAGCGTTCGCGCAAGCGGCAACGGCGCTGCTTCGCTGCGGTTCGCCAGGACGACCGCCGTACACCGGCGATCCAGCAGGCGCACGATGGCGGTGCGGAAACCGATGGTTTCGCCGGTATGGTATGCGGCGCGGCGCCCGGCAATGCTGGTCAGAAACCATCCGTAGCCATACGACTCGCCAGATGGCATGGCGATGTGCGGGGTAAACATCGCAGCGCGCCATGGCTCAGGGAGCAGCGTATCGTTCGAGAGCGCTGCATCCCAGCGTTCGAGGTCGATCGTTGAACTGTAGATGCCTCCATCCCCCAGCGTAGCGCTTGTCAGGTTCTGGTCGGTGCGAACAAAAGTTCCGCCACGGAATGAATACCCGAACGCGCGGCGCGGAATGGCGCTGCTCTCGCCCTCATACGCGACCGTGAAGCGCATGCCGGCTGGCAGAAACACCTGCTCACGCAGAAACGCAGCGAACGGTTGAGCGGCGACACGCTCGACGATCAGCGCCAGCAGGCAGTAGCCGGTATTGCTATAGCGAAAAGCCGCCCCTGGCGCAGCGTATCCCGTATCGACGCGCCGCACCAGGGCAAACACGTCGCAATCGTGAAGTTGCGTGGCGGTATTGGGATCAATCAATTCTTCGTAGTCCACCAGTCCCGACGTGTGGGTCAGCAGGTGATGAACCGTTATCTGTCGCCAGAAGGCAGGCGCCGACTCAAAAAAGCGGACAATCGGTTCATCGAGAGAAAGCGCGCCGCGCTCTGCCAGTCGCAACACGGCAGCAGCGGTGAATTGCTTGCTCACCGATGCCAGGCGAAAGTTTGTGGCAATACTGATCGCCGTGTTCTGTTCCAGGTTCGCCTTGCCGAGCGCCCTGGCATACTGCGCACTGCCATCGACGAGCAGGAGTGCGCTGATGCCCGGAACATGACCATCGAACGGGCGCAACAGGTTGTCGACAGGATGTGTCTCTGGTATCATCGCTATGCTCCATGTTGGACGATGGCGGTATTGTACCAATGCAGCGTCTTGCACACAGCTTAATGATACCGCTCCGTAATAGTCTGCGCCAGCGGCGATTACGTTTCCCGATGTTGTGGATGACCGGCTGGACTCTAACGCTTGCCGGCATTGTACTGGCGCTGCTCATCTGGCAGATCGGAGCGCCCTGGGTTGCCGTTCTGATTGGCGGAAGCGGGGCGCTGCTCAGCGCGGCGGGTGGATGGTGGCAATGGGCGACGCGCCAGTGCCCTCCCAGGCGCCCAACCCTCTTTGTGATTCGTCATCGACAGCACCAGGCGATGCGTCTCCTGCGTTCCATCGAAGCCGATCTATCTTGCCACATTGAGATAGTCGAGATGCTCGTCCGGCAGGTAGATGCAATGGATGGATCGGTGAATGACAATCACGACCGTGGAAGGAGAGGTGAGGGGGTATAATACCAATGACGATTGACGATGCCGCATGCGTGTCATTCCGAGCCCTTCGCTTCGCTCAGGGTAAACGCAGCGCGGAATCTGCGCGGGTCGCGCACGACCCCTCGCGCGGCTCGGGGTGACCATGCCGGATGGTCACAGGTCATTGGTATAAGGCAGATATCTATGGCGTCGCACACTGCTCGTAGTGCGTCAATCCATGCCGTTCGGCGCTACTACGAACAGAACACCCGCCTGTTTCGCGCGTTGGGGTTGGGGAATCGGGCGCATGCCGTGCATCGCGCCGTCTGGGATGAAGCGACGGCGACGTTCGATGCCGCGTTGCAGCGGGTCAACGCGCTGGCGCTGGCGGAGGTTCGGACGCTCCTCGCAGAACAGAGCGTTTCAGTGTTGCGCCTGCTCGATCTGGGGTGCGGTCTGGGAGGTACGCTGGCATACTGCGCGCGCGCGCTGCCGGAGGCGCGGCTGGCTGGTGTGACCCTGAGTATGACGCAGGCGCAGATTGCACAACGGACTCTGCCGCGCGCGCGCGCAGTGGTGATCACCGGAGATTTCCACCATCTTCCGTTCACTGCCAACTTCCATGTTGCGCTGGCAATCGAATCTCTTGCTCATTCTCACGATCTCAATCGCGCCTTTGAGCAGGCATCGGCAGCCTTGCTTCCAGGCGGACGCCTGATCGTCTGCGATGATGTCGTGGTGCGCGCGCCGTCGAACGCAGCCGAAGAACGCTGGCTGACAACGTTTCGCGCGGGATGGTGTGTTCCCGGCGTACAACTGCTCGATGAGACGATTGCTGCGGCGCGCCGCGCCGGGTTCGTTCTTCGGAGCGCCCGCGATCTGACCGGCGCCCTGCGGTTGCATCGCCTGCCGCCGTTCCTGGCAGGCGCGGCGCGCGATCTGATGCGCCTGGCGGGGCGGGCATCTCTCTTCTTTCACAGCGTCTCCGGCAGCCTGGCGCTCCAGGAGTGCCTGGCGCGCGGTATCGTCGCATATCACCTGATGGTCTTCGAGAAGCGAAGACGATAAGCACTCGTGCTTTTGGTTACGTTTGGGTTGTAGCAGGCGGATGCCGATAGTGCGCTATCGTCTTGAGCAGGCGCGACGTTCCCCACCTTTCATTTCTCCCTGCACTTGCCACCTCCCCTCTCGCCACCCCCCTCCCCCCTCTTGCCTCGCGCCCCTTGCCTCTTGCCTCTCGCCTCGATTGCAACGACCAACGCCGCAGGCAACGCCAGTGTGACAGCGGTTGCCATCTGAGTGTCACCGATCCGCTTGCGCTCGGCGACACAGGTGAGGCGCAGTTCGTGTTGCAGGCGCAACCCAACCCTGGCATTGCGACGATGACCATGTTGGTCGAAATCGCGTCGGGTGCAGCCAACCAAAACGCTCTCGCCGATGACGGAGCAATCGTAGAAGGTGCTATCTTATATCAACTGCTGTTGCCACCTGTCGCACGCTGACATACGTTGTGAGGTAAGCATGAACATCATATGGGCGCTGCTCTCTGTGCTCTTTGGAGCGTACTTTCTGCATTTGGGGATTCAGGGCTTTCGACGAGGAACGATCACCTACAGGCTGCACACATATACCGGTTGCCTGGCGAAAGTGGTGTCTGGGTTCTGCCTGCTCATCGGGTTGGGCGGTCTGCTCATTGCCTTGAACTTCTTGCAATCATAACCTCGCCGCGCCCGGTAATGATTACTGTCCGGATTTGACCTGGCTCAGGGTGGTGTGCGTCCCTACCCCGGCACCCGCGAGTCCTGTTCCTGGCGCGCCTGCCGGTTCCGCCCAAGGCGGCGCAGCATCGGGTTCGCGCCGGTCTGCGCGTGATCGATGACGTTCAAGAGAACAAACCCGATCACAGCGATAGCCAGCGCAATCCAGAACTCCTGCGCCGCCATATCGGGCAGGATGTTGCGCTCACGGATTGGCACAGGCTCTCCATGGCGATCCAGCATGGTCTCGACCACTTCCTTCCAGGGC
This region includes:
- a CDS encoding class F sortase, with amino-acid sequence MGRIAADGGSGDTDCHGWDGLPRMGGVGTRIATDGTDCRGWWEWGHGLPQMGRIEADDDPWSSVQTRGCPCAFSFSMGHGLPRMGRIEVDGSCGRSWFSKQHSMIARLLMIIIVCAGALLPSSAHAQRGERCFTETGYCIGGRIREFWEQNGGLRVFGYPITPLQTETIEGRTLQVQWFERARLELHPANRRPYDVQLGRLGAELLARSDRGGTPVNVAASGECRLFPQTGVSACGPILAAWRSVGLQLDGKPGVSEAESLALFGVPLTDARLETLADGKAYVVQWFERGRFEVHPENMPPANVLLGLLGREYGPVARAGRTAGDVPARIVAGDVGMDARIVAVGLDAQGMPIVPDHDVGWYNRSALPGQGENVVLWGHVLRFSHAPRIPAPFARLKELRPGARLTVYDSNGTAFDYVVTRQVWVRPTDVEWMLPQGRERLTLISCIGDKVIVGREVVDMSHRLITIAEPVR
- a CDS encoding Uma2 family endonuclease, which produces MTDAPSATDIGHLLDMLVREQRIKLEITGGVPTWRLLPSVRHQKVIDRIRASITPVSEVSGGCGCYHLSDVSLVFPDGSYRRPDIAIFCIEPPDIDESWECVPEAVIEIVSPGYSEKDLSINPTWYIDQGVRDVLVVEPRERWVQHFSAGRPPATHPWHYTAELHCGCRVTI
- a CDS encoding serine hydrolase domain-containing protein, which produces MIPETHPVDNLLRPFDGHVPGISALLLVDGSAQYARALGKANLEQNTAISIATNFRLASVSKQFTAAAVLRLAERGALSLDEPIVRFFESAPAFWRQITVHHLLTHTSGLVDYEELIDPNTATQLHDCDVFALVRRVDTGYAAPGAAFRYSNTGYCLLALIVERVAAQPFAAFLREQVFLPAGMRFTVAYEGESSAIPRRAFGYSFRGGTFVRTDQNLTSATLGDGGIYSSTIDLERWDAALSNDTLLPEPWRAAMFTPHIAMPSGESYGYGWFLTSIAGRRAAYHTGETIGFRTAIVRLLDRRCTAVVLANRSEAAPLPLARTLIETALEKDMVSWE
- a CDS encoding class I SAM-dependent methyltransferase, with product MASHTARSASIHAVRRYYEQNTRLFRALGLGNRAHAVHRAVWDEATATFDAALQRVNALALAEVRTLLAEQSVSVLRLLDLGCGLGGTLAYCARALPEARLAGVTLSMTQAQIAQRTLPRARAVVITGDFHHLPFTANFHVALAIESLAHSHDLNRAFEQASAALLPGGRLIVCDDVVVRAPSNAAEERWLTTFRAGWCVPGVQLLDETIAAARRAGFVLRSARDLTGALRLHRLPPFLAGAARDLMRLAGRASLFFHSVSGSLALQECLARGIVAYHLMVFEKRRR